Proteins from a single region of Campylobacter lari:
- a CDS encoding DUF1104 domain-containing protein, protein MKKIIGLFIMGSLAASLAFSADFSKKSNDEILNLAKSVKAQDQADLIIEMKKRMNEMKYKDAKVFHQQFKSNLRENISKLSPQERSQRKAIVQEDMQKLTDEMSGKEIRDLNLHHYNKNEHKTHKMNHQGHGANHGNCSMR, encoded by the coding sequence ATGAAAAAAATTATAGGTTTATTTATTATGGGTTCTTTAGCAGCCTCTTTAGCATTTAGTGCTGATTTTTCCAAAAAAAGCAATGATGAAATTTTAAATCTTGCAAAAAGCGTAAAAGCACAAGATCAAGCTGACTTAATTATAGAAATGAAAAAGAGAATGAATGAGATGAAATACAAAGACGCAAAAGTTTTTCATCAACAATTTAAAAGTAACTTACGCGAAAACATCTCTAAACTTTCTCCTCAAGAAAGAAGTCAAAGAAAGGCTATCGTTCAAGAAGATATGCAAAAACTAACCGATGAAATGAGTGGCAAAGAAATACGAGATTTAAATTTACATCATTATAACAAAAATGAACACAAAACCCATAAAATGAATCATCAAGGGCATGGTGCAAATCATGGAAATTGCTCAATGAGATAA
- a CDS encoding SIMPL domain-containing protein has product MKSFLKGLGLGLLCLVLFVLGVVFNTEFLGLKNHNKQNVEFSRNIEVSNEIMPNVFNAVLNFSASEELSKKTIISSDEKNHIAKTFKEISDRIAKEDYCKGGSYTLEPSYNYYQGVKTLNGYRLYSNFTCQIPQNKNKDYENLIKDIENISNTNTLISFNTKALQAGFDEATLEANKEDLYDLAFKKAFEKAQYYSKTLTKTCIVKNVHFDSCNIKYNSPSLAASADSVVLPVIKNEKQSLKANVLFVCQ; this is encoded by the coding sequence ATGAAAAGTTTTTTAAAAGGTTTAGGATTAGGATTACTTTGTTTGGTATTGTTTGTACTAGGAGTAGTTTTTAATACTGAATTTTTAGGTTTAAAAAATCATAATAAACAAAATGTAGAATTTTCAAGAAATATAGAAGTATCAAATGAAATCATGCCAAATGTTTTTAATGCTGTTTTAAATTTTAGTGCGAGCGAAGAACTTAGTAAAAAAACTATCATCTCTAGTGATGAAAAAAATCATATTGCTAAAACTTTCAAAGAAATTTCAGATCGTATTGCCAAAGAAGACTATTGTAAAGGTGGAAGTTATACTTTAGAGCCAAGTTATAATTATTATCAAGGAGTAAAAACACTTAATGGGTATAGATTGTATTCTAATTTCACTTGTCAAATCCCACAAAATAAAAATAAAGACTATGAAAATCTTATAAAAGATATAGAAAATATCAGCAATACTAATACTTTAATTTCTTTTAATACTAAAGCCTTGCAAGCAGGATTTGACGAAGCAACATTAGAAGCAAACAAAGAAGATTTATACGATCTTGCGTTTAAAAAAGCTTTTGAAAAAGCTCAATATTATTCTAAAACTTTAACAAAAACTTGCATAGTAAAAAATGTTCATTTTGATAGTTGTAATATCAAATACAATTCTCCAAGTTTAGCAGCTAGTGCAGATAGTGTAGTGCTTCCTGTTATTAAAAATGAAAAGCAAAGCTTAAAAGCTAATGTGCTTTTTGTTTGTCAATAA